The Hordeum vulgare subsp. vulgare chromosome 7H, MorexV3_pseudomolecules_assembly, whole genome shotgun sequence DNA window GGCTTAGGCGACATCTAGCCCCACCCAACACCACCGCCCCCTGCAGCGATGCCGGAGGGAGCACACCTTTGGCTACCAGGTACTCGGCAGCAAGGCGGCTGACCTTCATGAGTACCTCGTACCTTATATAAATGTCATCCGTGATGGAGCGCCTGCGCTTCCTCGGCCTTTATCGCTTCCGCTCCGATGACTTCCCTCCCGAGTACAACTACAGCCACCCCGTCGCCAGCGACACCGTCGGCACCAAGCAGTACTACAACAGGAGCCGGTCCGAGCCGGTCGCGAGGAAGCCGACGAGCAAGATGGGAGGCGGAGAAGGCGGCCAAGGTGAAGGTGGCGACCAAGAAGGCGGTCATAGACGAGGTGAGGACATGTCATATTTTTGTTCTTGCGCCGTGGTTCCAGTTTCCACAAAGTAAAGTTAAAGCTTTCACAGGTTGTTGCGTCGATGGATTGGCCTGAAGTGTCTAAGTACACATGCTTGGTGTCTTCACAAGGTCATAGGGAAGAGATCATAGCTGAGCTTTTCACAGAAGTGAAAGATCCACAGAAGGGGGTTATATATGCCGGTGTCTGTTACTGTTGTTCTTTTCCTAATGTAATATTTATTCTGTATAAATGTGTTTGTTGCAGAGAATTGCTTTTGTCCTTCTATAAAGCAAACAAGTCTTGCAAACCTGGAAGGATAATATTTTATCGGTTAGTCCAGGAAATCACTTGTGCTCTAATTTCTGAATCAACTCCTTTCTTGTCTGTACCGAGAGCTTATTTCCTTTCCTTGCAGAGATGGTGTTAGCAAAGGCCAATTTAGCCAGGTCTTGCTTTATGAAATGGATGCAATATACAGGGTATTCTTTTTGCCTCCTTTATTTCTCTCTGTTTATGCAtcgtatttgattttattttgtcTGTGGCAGAGAATAATAACGGAGACCTCTGCATTGCATTTATTTATCCTTCCTATGTTCATGTGCTAACTACGATTTTAATCATTATCTTGTTGCTTGCTTTCTCCTAGGCTTGTTCTAGCTTAGAGAACGGATACCTTCCTCAAGTTACATTTGTTGTGGTACAAAAGTGGCATCACACACGGCTTTTCCCTGAAGATCATCGTTCAGGGCTCTATATACTTTTGGTAACTAGCATATCGCTATTGCCCTGTAGTGGCCTGACGCTGAACATTCTAACCATTGAAGTGATTGCCAAGTTTTTATAACTAGGGGAAAAGGTTATGTTTACTGGATTCCTTTTGAGCATCAAATATCTGCATTTCTCCGAAGCTAATTTTGCAATATAGGGAACTGGATATACAGTAGTGTGTTAGATATTGGCCCTGAACTCTATTCAAATAATGTCCAGTCAAAACATATTTTCTATTGTGCTATCTGTTTGCTGCAAATGACATCGAACCGCACTTCTAATATGCATCATGGTTACAGGTACACAAGATCTCAGTCATGCCCTTTCTGCCGCGGAAGCCTGAAGAGAGTCCAGTCCAGGGACCTGTGGGTGCTCACGGGCAACGACAACGTGATCGACCCCGTGACCCTGGAGAAGGAGAACGTGAGGCACTTCCACAGCTTCATCGACAGCCTGCCCCTCATCGTCCCCGACAACCTCCTGCTGGTCTATTATGACTACCTGCATCTGATGGAAATTTGCATTTTTAACTTTAACATAGATGTTTAGTAAAACCGGATATAAAACCTGGTGTACAATGACATATGAATCGGTTATGTTTTTtctacccggtgcaacgcacgggcatttgtgctagtaataataaagtgCATAGCGCTTCTGTCGTCCGCCGTCGGCACTTTTGCAGAAAAGCCCCTCCACTTTTGGGTATTCAACCCTCAGTCCCTCTGTAAGTCGATCTATCCTATCCGCACGAGAACTTGACGGTTCCTCCGTCGCGCCCCCATCTATCCTATCCAAGATCCACCACATCTCGAGCTCACCATGGACCCCTTCTTCACCGCCGACGAGGGCAGCGCCACGGACGACCTCCAGCGCACCGCCTCCCACCCTTCGACGACACTGAAGACGACACCACCGACGCCGTGGCGGCCGACGGCAGCGCGGGAGGGTACACCTCCTTCGTGGATGCCGGGTACCCCTCCTTCGCCGACGCCGgtcccgaggaggaggaagaggaggtggtGGACGAGGAGATCGCCGCGGACTCCGACGGCGCTGCGGTCCCCGTCCGCTACGTCTCCGGCGGATACCCCCCCTCGCCCTTCTTCCCCGACTCGGACTTCGGGGGCGGGGGCGACGACGACCCCGTCCTGCCGCCGCTCTCCGAGATgggcagggaggagggtgccctccTCCGCGAGTGGCGCAGGTGAGCACCGCCCCCACCCGGTCCCTTTTGGCTTGCAGCTATGACCGAAGGTTACAGCGGCAGTGATCTTAAGGTTTGTGCATTTTTATTTAACCTGATTCAGTGGGTAGTTAATGTCAATCTGACTGAATCACTGAAAGTTGTTAATTTTTTTTTTGCACCCAGAATCTTTGTGTTACAGCTGCTTACCGACCGGTTAGGGAGCTCCTGAAGAAAGAATGGTTGAAAGAGATGGTAAGGTTACTCAGAAAATGTTTTGCTTCTTAACTTTTTTGCATTTACTGTTTGATGTCTTTGAATTGCTGCTGAGCCAACCATGAACAAACACCTATATACTATTTTGATGCCTCAGGAAAGAAGGAAAACAGAGGTGGAACAGAAAACCGCCGCGGCAGCAGAGGATTCAGACAAGTCAGAGAGCAAGAAGGTGAGTTCAGATAACAAAGAAAACAATTCAGAGAAGGTGGATTCATCAGATAGAAAAGAGGGCAGTTCAGAAAGCAAAGAGGATAGTTCAGAAACCAAGGCTAAAGGTGACAAGGAAGCATTCATCGACCTTAGGCCACTGACGATGGGAGACCTGAGGCAGGCCAAGAATCAGGTGAGTTGCTTGCTGCCCTGGCCTGCACTGCATGTTTGTGTTGGTAGAACTACATAAACAGATCACTGAACGTCGTCTGTGGATTGCAGGTTGCAGTGAGCTTTGCCGCGGAGGGTGCCGTCATGAACAAACTGAAGCAGTGGTTCCATGCATGGCCAACCCACACTCATCAACAACCCCAAAAGGCAGGCCACTTCCCTCAAGTCCACAAATTTCCCTCTTGAGCTCCAAGAGGCCATCCTCATCTGGCACATCGCCACAGACCTTTTCCTCTCGTGTTACCACAATGTTGTCCCAGCAGCGCCCCAAAATGATGAGAAGGCAATCAAGGCGATGTCGGATTACATGATGTTCCTCCTCGCCAAACAACCCAGCATGCTGCCTGGCCTCAAGCTTCGCAGCCTGTACGAGAAAGCCCGAGCTACCCTGAGGGAGATAGGAAAAATTAAAGAGGAGGATAAACCCAGCAGTAGTTatacaacaacaaaagaacagaAGGCGAAGGAGCTCGCCACGTGGATGCTGGAAACGTGGATCATCTCGAGGACAAAAGTTTTGCTATCAGCAGAGGAATAAAGGAGAATCGTCTTTGGGGCCTTGGTACTCTCGGGGAAGGAACTCAAATCGCTCTGTTCCTGTCTGACGGAAAGCATCGTTTGATTGGAAATGCGATGAAAAAAAGTGTGCGCAAACTTGGGTACTGGATTCGGACCTTGCAGGAACTTCGTGAGGACATGAATGACAACGACATGTTAAAGTTCATCCTGAAAGCGTGGGTGCATCTGCTCATGTATGCGTCCATCCGGGGCAGCACGGAGGCACACGCCAAGCAGCTCAGCGAAGGTGGCGGGCTCACGACCCTCGTGTGGATCATCTCGGAGCACGAGGAGGAAAGGTTTGTCAGATTGATGTGCCCGGTACTTTTCCTCTCAAGAAAACGTTGTTTCATCTGTCTAGCCAAGTTGTATGTATTCCCGGTTTGGTGGTGGTCTCTGTTTGTATCCGTGTATCTCTCAATTTGGTCGTATTTGTGTTCATCTATTTCTCTGTTTCTCTGGTGAATAAAAGACGTCTATTGGTCACCTCCAGTTTGTTTGTCCGGTTTGCTGCGATCATCTAGAACTTGCCTCCTTCTGCTCATGTGAGCGTCAGGATTCTCAAAGCCAAGCGGCTCACATCTGTGCAATAAACCCTGGATTGGTAGTTGTACTCGTGTACTACTCTCCTTCAGTTTATCTTTTTCAATTTTTGTTATAGCTTTCTGGTTTTGTTCGTGTGTAATAGAGATGTATTGTTGATGAGATATTTGATTCATTTTCTATCCTTTTTTCgaaagaactactccctccgtctggaaaaactttgcacacatgttaatcatggattacagaaatgtcaaatttgtagacaAAAAAGTTTCCACATATACAAAAAATGTATAATGCGTATGGACAATAAAAAAATGTACAACCCTTTTTGTTCTTCTATTTCgcactttttctattttttcctctTTTGCCTTTATTTCGATAAACTTTGCACACGTAAGCCCTTTTTGTTCTTCTATTttgcattttttctatttttttacaaccctttttgttcttctattttgcactttttctaaatttttttcctttttgtcttTATTTCGATAAACTTTGCACACGTAAGCCCTTTTTGTTCTTCTATTttgcattttttctatttttttttctcttttgcctttatttcgataaactttgcacacatgttaatcatggattacagaaatgtcaaatttgtagacaAAAAAGTTTCCACATATACAAAAAATGTATAATGCGTATGGACAATAAAAAATGTACAACCCTTTTTGTTCTTCTATTTCacactttttctatttttttctctttttcctttatttcgataaactttgcacacatgttaatcatggattaaagaaatgtcaaatttgtagacaAAAAAGTGTACAATGCGTATGGACAATAAATAAtatatatttcttttattttgaaaatattgatcatgtatttagaatattttaaatgtgcataggaaaatgtttccggtgtataagaaaacatatacaaaaatatataatgtgtatggaacaaagtagacataaaaaatataacttttcaaaaatgttaatcgtgtatttgaataatgtaaagcatgtatataaaaaaatattcatgatgcatacaaaatatgtaAAATGCGTATTAAAAAAATTAGACATCAAAACTCAATAATGTTTGTGATGTCACACGCAAAAAAATGTttctaatgtataaaaaatatacaatgttGTTTATACAAGTTTTACATAACCAAATGGATGAGttttgatttttcatatatataaactgttttgctaattattttttTAAGAATATCGATATTGATATGCAACCTGGAACATTTGGTATGCATGTATTTACAAATTGATTGTTTTTTATGTAGGTGTCTAATATGTTTGCAACCAAATTAAGACTCACCTagattacaaatgcaaacacatatATCACCAAGATAAAAAAATGTTCTAATCCATATGCTAtcattaattaacaaaacaaaattccAAATGAAACTgttaatcatagaaattaattaatTATAAAAAAATTACAAGGGCCAAATTCTATTAAATTTATAGCCCgttgttgcaacgcacgggcatttgtactagtaataataaagcgcaGAGCGCTTCTGTCGCCCGTCGTGGCGTTTTTGCAGAAAGGTCCCTATGGTTTCTTGTAATAGAACCCGCAGTCCTTAAATGTTTCGTTTTTACGTAAGCGCCCCCCTGGCTTATCCATTCCCGTCCTCAACCACAGGGCTAACGGGCGAGGAGGCGATGGAGCTCGGGGCGGGGCCTTTTCACCGGCGACGCGAGGCCGAGGTGGCAGTGTGCGGACGCGAGGAGGCGGGGTCAAGGAGGGATGGCGCGCGGGCGCAGGAGGATGAGGAGGCGGGGTCTAGGAGGGCGGCGTGCCGGCGCAGGAGGATGTCGGTCGCCGGCTTCCGGTGGGGCGGCGAGGGAGCTCCGGCCGAGCCTTGACGCTGGCGACGCGAGGCCGAGAGGGTGGCGTGCGGGCGTGACGAGACGGGATCGAGGAGGCCCAGGAAGACACCGTAGGTGGATGGGGGCTTGGCAAGGGCGCTGGCGGTCGTGACAGTGCGGGCGGCGGCCAACATGCTCGCTTGGTAGGGGCGGGCGGCGGATCGAGCGGGTCCTCGCTGGAAGATTAGATTTTTTTCCGCCTTGTTTTTATTCACGCTCTCTTCTTCTCAGATCTCAAATGCCCCCTGTTCCTGGTCCGTTTCTTCTCGCCGATTTCCTCTGGCTCACTTTCCTCCCTCATCTGTTGATTCCATTATGCAGATGGCGGCTAGGAGATCAGCGAGCGTGCTCCCTTTCCGGATCAATCTCGTTTAGAATTTTAAACTGCTTATTAAGCTGCTTATGTAAAGTTTTAGAATTTGTTCACATAGGCAGCGTGATTGGGGGCATATTTGTTGCTTCCCAAGGTAGTTAGTTTACCACACATGCATGTTAGTACTAAACTGCAGAAAACTATTAAGTCATCCAATTCATGTGGTGTTCATCACGATCTGTATTGTGCAGGCTGCATATGAATGGAGCATCCTTGtgctcatgtcatcttgcttgtaCACACCCTTCACATAAGATGGATACAGAGACTATGGTACCTTGGGTTTGCATTAAATTGGAGAATCTTTTTGCTAAGACCATGTTCTTTTTGACATGTGCATCTCAATCTTAGCCTGAAATTAATGTCAATTATGCCAACTGAAAGGTGATAGGCTTCCAATCTATTGAATCACAGTGGGTATATTTATCTGCAGACAATGGCAAAGCTCCGTCAGCGTTATGATGATCTGAAAGAGCGGTATGCAGTTTCCGATGTTACTGTTTCACTACAGAGTAAGCAGACAAGATCCAATATCATTTCTTCACTTTTAGCATAGATGGATGGATGTATTTCAGTCGGGGGAAACCCTATTGACATTCTCTTGAACTGAACACCTTTCAGATGTGGCTTCTCAGCTAGGCTACAGCAGCATCGACTCTTTGAGCCTGGAGGACACGGTCGTTGAGGTATTGCAATATAAGCATACCAGACAGAAGTGTGCCTACACTATTGGACACAAATTTAGGACTTTTTGTGTGTGAATAACTTATCATTAATATAGCTAATGGTGACGTTGGACACATTTCGATTTTCTTTTTTCAGATTGTGAGTCGGATTGAGAAGCTGATGCAAGCAAAGACAATGATGGAAGCTGCTGGGAAGCCTGAATGATTCGAGCACCGACTGAGGTCCGAGGAATCAAGTTCGTAGCTTGATTTCAATATTTTTTGCAACATTCCATATACATAGTGTGTACGTATGAAGGCTTTGAGGGCATGCGCCATGTCGTGTAAATGAGTCTTTCACGACATTATAGTAACACGCTTCctcgctgcaagttattcatgcgGCCAGTTGTAAAATGTACATGGCTCAATGGCCGAACATTAATCAGGAGATGTTTTTTCCAGTGAGTAAGAAAGAAGAAGGGGAGCGCCATTTCACTCTTAATGGAAATATTATAGTATGCCGATCCCTTATTTGCCTGATTTTTTATGTTTAATGATCTCAAGAGGGCTACTGAGGCATGGAGTTACCATCTGGATCGTTGTTCCCCTCGAGTCAGCGGCAAATGATATGTTGTGGGGCATGGGGGAAAAACTATTTCAGGCCCTGAttccttttctcattttcttctttctcttcataTTTCATCATTCATATTCTCTCTTCTCGGACTGGAATTTGAGTTCATGGTAAAATTCCCACGACATTTCTCATGTTAATATTGTTATTAACAGGAGCTCTCCCCTTTCAAAATTTGTAGACCTACACAATAGCAAGTTATATATCATTGTGTTTTGCCATCTAATTCTAGCTAATTTTAAATACACATTAATTATATCTCCCGTTGCAACGTACGGGCATTTTtactagtaataataataataataaagcacggagtGCTTCTTCCGTCCGTCATGTATTTTTACAGAAAACCCCCTGCGTTTACtgataatcaacccgcagtccctatGTAATGAATCTGGAAAAAAATGAGGGTCGGGGTTGGGGTCGGGTCGCGGCTAATTAATCCGGTCGCCGATGTAGCTAGATGTCCACCCAGGAGCCAGCTGTAGGGAGAGCCCTCGCCCGCTCCCGCTGCGCCTGCTgacacgtacgtacgtacgtctaCGCGTCTGTACCTCGCCCCATACACACGCCACCGCCTGCTCCTCCGTTTCccatcctccctctctctctctcaaagaaCGGACGATGACAAGACCGCCATGGCTGGTGTGCAGCTATGCTCTTAAAGTCTGCCGGCGCCATGACCGAGTTAAGCCaagcaagaggaagaagaagatgtctcCGTTATCCGTATGACTAGCTGCATCAGCTAGCAATCGTTCGGCAGCTAGCTAACTGGTACGGGGGGTGAAGTAATTAACAGATCGAGGGCAACGTATAGCAAACTAAGAGATTAACTTCATGCATGCATCAAGCGAAAGGGCTGGTCTCACGTGCAGAGGCTGTTTTTTTTAGTttcctttttaatttttattttcagttccattttatttttctactttaaataatttagaacttcaactaACTTTTCTCAATTTGAAGAAACTaggaatttcgaaataaaatattcaaaaaaacataaTTGTTTTAAGAATTCAAAAattactcaggagttttgaaaaatgtttgcatatacaaaaaaatgtttaGATTTTgggaaaatgtccataaaataaaaaaagtcaatgattttaaacaaaagtctgtgtaaaaatcttaaaaacagttcgtgcctctgtttttagtctcattttttattttcatttttctgtcccttttataatttaaataatttagaactttgaaaaacttttgcaatttataaaacttagaatttgaaataaaatttagaagaaaacataaaatgtttgtgagttcaaaaaatgctcggtatttttgtaaaaatatttacatattcagaaaaatgttcataattttgagaacaatgttgctgaaaataataaaattccatgattttgaaaaaaaaaataagtgtgtattattttttgagcgcaattgaaaaaaatgtttgctaattcaaaaaatgttcatgcatttcaagaaatgtcttaaaattttaaagacataatatgatcagcacgattggagattataattgttttttcttccgttgcaacgcacgggcccttttgctagtagaaGGAAAATAAGCCAGGCTGACCAGAGCCTGGTTAAAGAAAAACAGTGCAAGAAACGACGTATACATATTgactagcacaaatgcccgtgcgttgtatcGGGTTAGATAGTCGATATTTGGATCATAAATTTTGTATTTGCAAAGTTCCGCCCTCACCCTCCGCCGACATCTACTTCAGCCCCGCACCGCCATTGAAGTGCTAGTAGAGAGACAAACATCTGAACTTTCATTCAAATGGAGTGAAACTCCACACATATTGGTCATATACTTACTAGAAGACCATCATCAGAACTTTACCTATTTAATCTCTGCAAAGAACATGAAGCAATTGTGTATATTGATCAAAGAAACACCATTATGATAATGATGATTGTTCAGTCGGTCTTGAAGAATATTTTTCAGTTCATCCTATCCTGTGAAGAAACATATATATGAACTGAGTTATCCAGCAGATATTTAATAGCATGAATCATGTGAACACCTATGTATAGCAGGGTGTGTCCTAAAACAGAGAACAAACCATTGTAGGTACTAATACCTATAGAAACTTCCCAAGCGGAAGAAAATGAAAGATACTAATAGAACCACTTTTTTCCTTATAGAAATTTCCCAGGCGAAAGAAAATGAAAGATTTTTGCGTGAGAATCAACGCTATCAGCGTGGAACTATGTGCAGTCAAGAACAATGTCGGCCGCCTCGCGCCGTGGCGGCAGGGGTCGCCTGGTGCAGCCCGTTTCGTGGGGTCGTTGGGTTCTACGCGTGCATCGTGGTTGCACCAATCGGCCTTGTCAGCCGTACATCACCGACAGCTGCAGAGAGATCGTCACGACCATCTAAGTGGTGTGCCTGGTTGGCCTGGCCGCTCTGGCATACAGCCTA harbors:
- the LOC123409643 gene encoding uncharacterized protein LOC123409643 isoform X2; translated protein: MLAWLHMNGASLCSCHLACTHPSHKMDTETMTMAKLRQRYDDLKERYAVSDVTVSLQNVASQLGYSSIDSLSLEDTVVEIVSRIEKLMQAKTMMEAAGKPE
- the LOC123409643 gene encoding uncharacterized protein LOC123409643 isoform X1 — encoded protein: MWCSSRSVLCRLHMNGASLCSCHLACTHPSHKMDTETMTMAKLRQRYDDLKERYAVSDVTVSLQNVASQLGYSSIDSLSLEDTVVEIVSRIEKLMQAKTMMEAAGKPE